One stretch of Janibacter limosus DNA includes these proteins:
- a CDS encoding TetR/AcrR family transcriptional regulator, whose product MTEALRHDLTARARIRNSALALFARHGVEGASMRRVAADAGVTVGLVVHHFGTKERLREEVETYVVDRFGAAIRSVPVQGSARDVARGRDEAVATMLATEPDLVTYLRRALLGLSGPDDHLLRRLTELAAEEVARARAAGVADTDRRGSTQTIRTMTRQLGQLLLQPMIDAMWEQLEGQSESPDKPALVVRVE is encoded by the coding sequence ATGACCGAGGCACTCCGGCACGACCTCACGGCGCGTGCCCGCATCCGCAACTCGGCGTTGGCGCTCTTTGCCCGGCACGGCGTCGAGGGCGCGTCCATGCGCCGGGTCGCCGCCGACGCCGGGGTCACGGTGGGGCTGGTCGTGCACCACTTCGGGACCAAGGAGCGCTTGCGCGAGGAGGTCGAGACCTACGTCGTCGACCGCTTCGGCGCGGCCATCCGCTCCGTGCCCGTCCAGGGCTCGGCCAGGGACGTCGCGCGCGGTCGCGACGAGGCCGTGGCCACGATGCTGGCCACCGAGCCCGATCTGGTCACCTACCTGCGCCGAGCCCTCCTCGGCCTCAGCGGACCCGACGACCACCTCCTGCGACGCCTGACCGAGCTCGCCGCCGAGGAGGTCGCTCGGGCCAGGGCGGCTGGCGTGGCCGACACCGACCGGCGCGGGTCCACGCAGACCATCCGGACCATGACCCGCCAGCTCGGGCAGCTGCTGCTCCAGCCGATGATCGACGCGATGTGGGAGCAGCTCGAGGGCCAGAGCGAGAGCCCGGACAAGCCCGCGCTCGTCGTGCGGGTCGAGTAG
- a CDS encoding MaoC/PaaZ C-terminal domain-containing protein: MSEQLTATGRWAEDTPIGEVRDLGSYEVTEREIVDFASRWDPQFFHTDPQRATSEGAFGGLIASGIHTMAIYQRLEITSRTQEWHVIGGTGIKDLVLRRPVRPGDVLTGTSEIVDRRLEPERRRGLLTFAGQLVNQSGELVLSLQVSAYVHMRPLATPADPTHPTNDQEKA, translated from the coding sequence ATGAGCGAGCAGCTGACGGCCACCGGCCGATGGGCCGAGGACACACCCATCGGCGAGGTCCGCGACCTGGGCAGCTACGAGGTGACGGAGCGCGAGATCGTCGACTTCGCCTCTCGGTGGGACCCGCAGTTCTTCCACACCGACCCCCAGCGTGCGACCAGCGAGGGAGCCTTCGGCGGGCTCATCGCCAGCGGCATCCACACGATGGCGATCTACCAACGCCTCGAGATCACCTCCCGCACGCAGGAGTGGCACGTCATCGGGGGCACGGGCATCAAGGACCTCGTCCTGCGTCGCCCCGTCCGTCCCGGCGATGTGCTCACCGGCACCTCCGAGATCGTCGACCGTCGCCTCGAGCCGGAGCGGCGAAGGGGGCTGCTCACCTTCGCCGGGCAGCTCGTCAACCAGTCCGGCGAGCTCGTCCTGTCCCTGCAGGTCAGCGCCTACGTCCACATGCGGCCCCTCGCGACACCCGCTGACCCCACGCACCCCACCAACGACCAGGAGAAGGCATGA
- a CDS encoding long-chain-fatty-acid--CoA ligase: MTTELVHGRPSTHNDGYPLNTTTLMRHAARTYPEQEIVYRTADGGWDRYSYGDAWGRITRGANALERLGVAPGDVVGVLDWNSRRHFELYWAIPGLAAVMLQMNLRLGPEDLGYVTTHSEASWICVDESLLPIAEAIAPHTQGVKGWIVMSDKPLDQIETSLPDVHHYEDLLAAAADTREWALIAEDSAYSACYTTGTTGRPKGIYYSHRGIYLHTLAMVALIGMSSEDTTMFITPMFHGQCWGLPQAAVQAMTKIVLPGRYTMEDTSVLVDAMVAEEVTVANGAPAIFGPMLDYIRTLDPRPDFSRARLLSGATEPPLSLMKGFHEVTGADVIHAYGATETTPLVTVNKGLKPSLRAVLSDDEKWDMKRRQGLMATGVDFRLVDGDGRDVPFDGVSQGEVLVRGPWIIDSYHAMDDDTRFHDGYWRSGDVGTIDEHGYLKLTDRLKDVIKSGGEWISSIDMENHLMSHPRIREAAVVGIAHPKWQERPVALVVSDDGGEVPIEDLHRHLAPHFASWQMPEQVLFVEELPRTSVGKLDKKVIRAQHADLYTGEQP; the protein is encoded by the coding sequence ATGACCACCGAGCTCGTCCACGGCCGTCCCTCGACCCACAACGACGGTTACCCCCTCAACACGACGACCCTCATGCGGCACGCGGCGCGCACCTACCCCGAGCAGGAGATCGTCTACCGCACAGCCGACGGCGGCTGGGACCGCTACTCCTACGGGGACGCCTGGGGCCGGATCACGCGTGGCGCCAACGCCCTCGAGCGCCTGGGCGTCGCCCCGGGAGACGTCGTGGGTGTCCTCGACTGGAACAGCCGGCGTCACTTCGAGCTCTACTGGGCGATCCCGGGACTCGCGGCGGTCATGCTGCAGATGAACCTTCGCCTCGGACCCGAGGACCTGGGCTACGTCACCACCCACAGCGAGGCCTCGTGGATCTGCGTCGACGAGTCGCTCCTGCCGATCGCCGAGGCGATCGCGCCGCACACCCAGGGGGTCAAGGGCTGGATCGTCATGAGCGACAAGCCGCTCGACCAGATCGAGACCTCCCTGCCGGACGTCCACCACTACGAGGACCTGCTGGCTGCCGCAGCGGACACGCGCGAGTGGGCACTCATCGCCGAGGACTCCGCCTACAGCGCCTGCTACACGACCGGGACGACCGGCCGGCCCAAGGGCATCTACTACTCGCACCGCGGCATCTACCTGCACACCCTCGCCATGGTGGCCCTGATCGGCATGAGCAGCGAGGACACGACGATGTTCATCACGCCGATGTTCCACGGGCAGTGCTGGGGCCTGCCCCAGGCGGCGGTCCAGGCGATGACGAAGATCGTCCTCCCCGGCCGCTACACGATGGAGGACACCTCGGTCCTCGTCGACGCCATGGTCGCCGAGGAGGTCACGGTCGCCAACGGCGCCCCGGCCATCTTCGGTCCGATGCTCGACTACATCAGGACGCTCGACCCCCGGCCCGACTTCAGCCGGGCCCGCCTCCTGAGCGGCGCGACCGAGCCACCGCTCAGCCTGATGAAGGGCTTCCACGAGGTGACCGGCGCCGACGTCATCCACGCCTACGGTGCGACCGAGACCACCCCGCTCGTCACGGTCAACAAGGGGCTCAAGCCCTCCCTGCGAGCGGTGCTCTCCGATGACGAGAAGTGGGACATGAAGCGTCGCCAGGGGCTCATGGCCACGGGGGTCGACTTCCGCCTCGTCGACGGCGACGGCCGGGACGTTCCCTTCGACGGGGTCAGCCAGGGCGAGGTCCTCGTGCGGGGGCCGTGGATCATCGACAGCTACCACGCCATGGACGACGACACCCGCTTCCACGACGGCTACTGGCGCAGCGGTGACGTCGGCACGATCGACGAGCACGGGTACCTCAAGCTCACCGACCGGCTCAAGGACGTCATCAAGTCCGGCGGCGAGTGGATCTCCTCGATCGACATGGAGAACCACCTGATGTCCCACCCGAGGATCCGCGAGGCCGCGGTCGTCGGCATCGCGCACCCGAAGTGGCAGGAGCGTCCCGTGGCGCTCGTCGTCAGCGACGACGGGGGAGAGGTCCCGATCGAGGACCTGCACCGGCACCTCGCCCCGCACTTCGCCAGCTGGCAGATGCCCGAGCAGGTGCTCTTCGTCGAGGAGCTGCCCCGCACGAGCGTCGGCAAGCTCGACAAGAAGGTCATCCGCGCCCAGCACGCGGACCTCTACACGGGGGAACAGCCATGA
- a CDS encoding acyl-CoA dehydrogenase family protein codes for MSGLITDHVPVWQDEDQAELRKLARAFFRAELMPHQARWDEQHRVDREIWTKVGGAGLLLLDVPEEYGGGGGSFGHEAVIAQELARAHDTALGHMVHSTIVSHYVLAFGSEEQKARWLPRLATGDSVIGIAMTEPGTGSDLQRVRTTARRDGDHYVINGSKTFISNATHMDLLVLVARTGPAEGAKGISLIVLELDDLPGFERGRVLDKIGQHGQDTRELSFTDVRVPVANLLGEEEGQGFYQLMQQLPRERLIIGVSAVAAAEAALLETIAYTKERSAFGQAIFDFQNTRFELASLTTKTLAARAFVDECVVKAEAGTLDAATASMAKLLGSEVQGEVVDRCLQLFGGYGYMTEYPIARMYAAARVQRIYGGASEIMRELIGRAL; via the coding sequence ATGAGCGGACTCATCACCGACCACGTGCCCGTGTGGCAGGACGAGGACCAGGCCGAGCTGCGCAAGCTCGCCCGCGCCTTCTTCCGGGCCGAGCTCATGCCGCACCAGGCGCGCTGGGACGAGCAGCACCGGGTCGACCGAGAGATCTGGACCAAGGTCGGCGGCGCCGGGCTCCTGCTCCTCGACGTCCCCGAGGAGTACGGCGGGGGCGGTGGCAGCTTCGGCCACGAGGCCGTCATCGCGCAGGAGCTCGCCCGTGCCCACGACACCGCTCTCGGGCACATGGTCCACAGCACGATCGTCTCCCACTATGTCCTCGCCTTCGGCAGCGAGGAGCAGAAGGCGAGGTGGCTGCCGCGTCTGGCAACGGGCGACTCGGTCATCGGCATCGCGATGACCGAGCCGGGAACCGGATCGGACCTGCAGCGGGTCCGCACGACCGCCAGGCGCGACGGCGACCACTACGTCATCAACGGGTCCAAGACCTTCATCTCCAACGCCACGCACATGGACCTGCTCGTGCTCGTCGCACGGACCGGACCCGCGGAGGGAGCCAAGGGCATCTCGCTCATCGTGCTCGAGCTTGACGACCTCCCCGGGTTCGAGCGGGGGCGTGTCCTGGACAAGATCGGGCAGCACGGTCAGGACACCCGTGAGCTGTCCTTCACCGACGTGCGGGTGCCGGTCGCCAACCTCCTCGGCGAGGAGGAGGGGCAGGGCTTCTACCAGCTGATGCAGCAGCTCCCCCGAGAGCGGCTCATCATCGGCGTGAGCGCCGTGGCCGCGGCCGAGGCGGCCCTCCTGGAGACCATCGCCTACACCAAGGAGCGATCGGCCTTCGGGCAGGCGATCTTCGACTTCCAGAACACCCGCTTCGAGCTCGCCTCGCTGACGACCAAGACCTTGGCTGCCCGCGCCTTCGTCGACGAGTGCGTCGTCAAGGCCGAGGCCGGGACGCTCGACGCGGCCACCGCGTCGATGGCCAAGCTCCTCGGGAGCGAGGTCCAGGGCGAGGTGGTCGACCGCTGCCTCCAGCTCTTCGGCGGGTACGGCTACATGACGGAGTACCCCATCGCCCGGATGTACGCAGCCGCCCGCGTGCAACGCATCTACGGGGGGGCCAGCGAGATCATGCGCGAGCTCATCGGTCGGGCGCTGTGA
- a CDS encoding class I adenylate-forming enzyme family protein — protein sequence MATLAGQLARSAASYPTKTALVFEGRELTYRQLDEEVNRHAHALTALGVTKGDRVALMSGNSDGFVIAMYAVFRLGAIVVPVNPRATSPELRHLLTDSGASVLLLGAGMTPAVEGLVELDPIERAPHVLALDVLEGYPSLRVQTASQPSTAPDVVVEESDDCIIIYTSGTTGLAKGALFDHHRMLWVGHSMASLGTTGMDRHLHVAPLYHCAQLVLFMLNSISVGATNVVLPAFEPQAVADALEEHRITVFLGVPTMYQLMLRLPDLAERDFSAWRLGFFGAAPMPPQAVEQLTATLPAVDFFQLCGQTEGGPTGIYLTPDEVRARPDATGRWPIPNCEVRVVDADGQDVAAGAAGEIIYRGETLMKEYWGQPEATADTIRDGWLHSGDIARVDADGFMTIVDRMKDMIITGGRNVYSVEVENALAGHPDVADVAVIGHPDETFGERIVAVVTPHEGGGVTLDGLREFASAHVADYKLPRELIVREIPRNPSGKILKHVLRDETVSR from the coding sequence ATGGCAACACTCGCAGGACAGCTCGCCCGCTCCGCCGCGTCGTACCCGACGAAGACCGCGCTGGTCTTCGAGGGGCGCGAGCTCACCTACCGTCAGCTCGACGAGGAGGTCAACCGCCACGCGCACGCCCTCACCGCCCTCGGGGTGACGAAGGGGGATCGTGTCGCGCTGATGTCCGGCAACAGCGACGGCTTCGTCATCGCGATGTATGCCGTCTTCCGACTCGGGGCGATCGTCGTCCCGGTCAACCCTCGAGCGACCTCTCCTGAGCTGCGGCACCTGCTCACCGACTCCGGCGCCTCGGTGCTCCTGCTCGGTGCCGGCATGACGCCTGCGGTCGAGGGTCTCGTCGAGCTCGACCCGATCGAGCGTGCGCCGCACGTGCTCGCCCTCGACGTGCTCGAGGGCTACCCGAGTCTGCGTGTGCAGACGGCGAGCCAGCCGTCGACGGCCCCTGACGTGGTCGTGGAGGAGTCCGACGACTGCATCATCATCTACACCTCGGGGACCACCGGGCTGGCCAAGGGGGCGCTCTTCGACCACCACCGCATGCTCTGGGTCGGTCACTCGATGGCCAGCCTGGGGACGACCGGCATGGACCGGCACCTGCACGTCGCGCCGCTCTACCACTGCGCCCAGCTCGTGCTCTTCATGCTCAACAGCATCTCGGTGGGTGCGACCAATGTCGTGCTGCCGGCCTTCGAGCCGCAGGCCGTGGCCGATGCTCTCGAGGAGCACCGGATCACGGTCTTCCTCGGTGTGCCGACGATGTACCAGCTGATGCTGCGCCTGCCGGATCTCGCCGAGCGGGACTTCTCCGCGTGGCGGTTGGGGTTCTTCGGCGCCGCCCCGATGCCGCCGCAGGCCGTCGAGCAGCTCACGGCGACCCTGCCGGCCGTCGACTTCTTCCAGCTGTGCGGCCAGACCGAGGGCGGCCCGACGGGCATCTACCTCACACCCGACGAGGTCAGGGCGCGTCCCGATGCGACCGGCCGGTGGCCGATCCCCAACTGCGAGGTCCGGGTCGTCGACGCCGACGGCCAGGACGTCGCTGCCGGCGCCGCCGGCGAGATCATCTACCGAGGCGAGACCCTGATGAAGGAGTACTGGGGTCAGCCGGAGGCCACGGCAGACACGATCCGTGACGGGTGGTTGCACAGCGGCGACATCGCCCGGGTCGACGCGGACGGCTTCATGACGATCGTCGACCGGATGAAGGACATGATCATCACCGGCGGGCGCAACGTCTACAGCGTCGAGGTCGAGAACGCGCTGGCGGGCCACCCCGACGTCGCCGACGTGGCGGTCATCGGTCACCCCGACGAGACCTTCGGCGAGCGGATCGTCGCCGTCGTCACCCCGCACGAAGGGGGTGGGGTCACCCTCGACGGCCTCCGCGAGTTCGCCTCCGCGCACGTCGCCGACTACAAGCTCCCGCGCGAGCTCATCGTCCGCGAGATCCCGCGCAACCCCTCGGGCAAGATCCTCAAGCACGTGCTGCGCGACGAGACCGTCTCCCGATGA
- a CDS encoding Zn-ribbon domain-containing OB-fold protein yields the protein MTTPIREGLFRESDTGPTLLAGECAACGRTTFPSTSICLECGGEEVTPFALGDTGELLCATVVHMGAAGFAPGYSVGYVIMPRGVRVFTQIVSTGDEPLPSGTRMRLEIAPLWPQDQPDVIGYRFTPCTPEEDLDA from the coding sequence ATGACCACGCCCATCCGGGAGGGACTCTTCCGCGAGAGCGACACCGGCCCGACGCTGCTGGCGGGTGAGTGCGCAGCATGCGGACGCACCACCTTCCCGAGCACGAGCATCTGCCTCGAGTGCGGGGGCGAGGAGGTCACCCCCTTCGCGCTCGGCGACACGGGTGAGCTGCTCTGCGCCACCGTCGTCCACATGGGCGCGGCCGGCTTCGCGCCGGGCTACAGCGTGGGCTACGTGATCATGCCCCGCGGCGTCCGGGTCTTCACCCAGATCGTCAGCACCGGCGACGAGCCGCTCCCGTCGGGCACGCGGATGCGACTGGAGATCGCGCCCCTGTGGCCGCAGGACCAGCCCGATGTCATCGGCTACAGGTTCACCCCCTGCACCCCCGAGGAGGACCTCGATGCGTGA
- a CDS encoding thiolase family protein has translation MRDVFVIGTGQSDFGKTPERSAAQMGRQAAVEAIRDAGLRPRDLQTVFSSRVFDAMVTSQTIMKDLGVARIEMVNVDNACAGGSTAVRSLYKDIAAGFVDVGIAIGVESMTTSPVAGRLIPPDKDDLDGQLGLTMPVLFGLQARRLMETHGARREDFARVSVKAHDFGALNPRAQYRKRFTIDEVLGSRMIADPITLLQCCPNTDGAAAVVLASAEVARAHAQMPIRIAGSALVSGQQDFLREDITSMDAGARAAAAAYEQAGVAPSDVDVVELHDAFASEEIVHYEDLGLCDRGDGVGLLRSGATSLGGRIPVNPSGGLLSLGHPLAASGVRTICDITNQLRGRSGDVQVPGARVGVAQMLGGVVNGMDVAAASVHVLTR, from the coding sequence ATGCGTGACGTCTTCGTCATCGGGACCGGTCAGAGCGACTTCGGCAAGACCCCGGAGCGCAGCGCCGCGCAGATGGGTCGTCAGGCTGCCGTCGAGGCGATCCGCGACGCGGGTCTCAGGCCCCGGGACCTGCAGACGGTCTTCTCGTCACGCGTCTTCGACGCGATGGTGACCAGCCAGACGATCATGAAGGACCTCGGGGTGGCGCGCATCGAGATGGTCAACGTGGACAACGCCTGCGCCGGAGGCTCGACCGCGGTCCGCAGCCTCTACAAGGACATCGCGGCCGGGTTCGTCGACGTCGGCATCGCCATCGGCGTCGAGTCGATGACGACGAGCCCGGTGGCTGGCAGGCTCATCCCGCCGGACAAGGACGACCTCGACGGTCAGCTCGGCCTGACCATGCCGGTCCTCTTCGGCCTGCAGGCGCGGCGCCTCATGGAGACGCACGGGGCCCGGCGCGAGGACTTCGCCCGGGTGTCGGTCAAGGCGCACGACTTCGGCGCCCTCAACCCCCGGGCGCAGTACCGCAAGCGCTTCACCATCGACGAGGTCCTCGGCTCGCGGATGATCGCCGACCCGATCACCCTGCTGCAGTGCTGCCCCAACACCGATGGTGCCGCGGCCGTGGTCCTGGCCTCTGCCGAGGTGGCGCGCGCACACGCGCAGATGCCGATCCGCATCGCGGGCTCGGCCCTGGTCTCCGGTCAGCAGGACTTCCTGCGCGAGGACATCACCTCGATGGATGCCGGTGCTCGCGCGGCGGCGGCCGCCTACGAGCAGGCGGGCGTCGCACCCTCCGACGTCGATGTCGTCGAGCTGCACGATGCCTTCGCCAGCGAGGAGATCGTCCACTACGAGGACCTGGGTCTGTGCGACCGCGGCGACGGGGTCGGCCTGCTCCGCTCTGGAGCGACTTCGCTCGGCGGTCGCATCCCGGTCAACCCCAGCGGTGGCCTGCTCTCCCTCGGGCACCCGCTGGCCGCGTCCGGTGTGCGTACCATCTGCGACATCACCAACCAGCTGAGAGGACGCTCGGGCGACGTCCAGGTGCCGGGGGCGCGCGTCGGGGTGGCGCAGATGCTTGGTGGTGTGGTCAACGGCATGGACGTCGCCGCCGCGTCCGTCCACGTCCTCACCCGCTGA
- a CDS encoding acyl-CoA dehydrogenase family protein — protein MFEPTPYRSPWMSDDLDDVRTLARTFLERELVPHADRFTTQGAVDREFWNKAGDAGLLCISIPEEYGGGGTFAHEAVVAEEQARAIDDGWANQVHSTIVAHYVLAYGTEEQKQRWLPKMASGEMVGAIAMTEPGAGSDLQSLRTTARRDGDDLVINGAKTFISNGLHCDLLIIVTRTGGEGGQGLSLVVAETADLPGFSRGRKLDKVGLRYQDTMELFFEDMRVPAANILGGEAGEGQGFIQLMQQLGQERLIIGLTGVATAEIAVELAIAYAKEREAFGRPILKFQNLRFELAECRTETLAARTLVDHCIGLHLQGKLDPATASMAKYYGTDVQCDIIDRCLQVFGGYGFMTEYPIGRMYASARVQKIYGGTNEIMKELISRTL, from the coding sequence ATGTTCGAGCCCACGCCCTACCGTTCGCCGTGGATGTCCGATGACCTCGATGACGTGCGCACGCTGGCACGCACCTTCCTCGAGCGTGAGCTCGTGCCCCACGCGGACCGGTTCACCACGCAGGGTGCGGTGGACCGTGAGTTCTGGAACAAGGCCGGCGACGCGGGCCTGCTGTGCATCTCGATCCCCGAGGAGTACGGGGGCGGCGGCACCTTCGCGCACGAGGCGGTCGTCGCCGAGGAGCAGGCCCGGGCCATCGACGACGGGTGGGCCAACCAGGTCCACAGCACGATCGTCGCGCACTACGTCCTCGCCTACGGGACCGAGGAGCAGAAGCAGCGCTGGCTGCCCAAGATGGCCTCCGGCGAGATGGTCGGCGCGATCGCGATGACCGAGCCGGGTGCCGGGTCCGACCTGCAGTCGCTGCGCACGACCGCCCGGCGGGACGGCGACGACCTCGTCATCAACGGCGCCAAGACCTTCATCTCCAACGGTCTGCATTGCGACCTCCTGATCATCGTCACGCGCACCGGTGGCGAAGGGGGGCAGGGCCTCTCCCTGGTCGTCGCCGAGACCGCAGACCTGCCCGGCTTCTCCCGGGGCCGCAAGCTGGACAAGGTCGGCCTGAGGTACCAGGACACGATGGAGCTGTTCTTCGAGGACATGCGTGTCCCGGCAGCCAACATCCTCGGCGGCGAGGCGGGCGAGGGACAGGGCTTCATCCAGCTCATGCAGCAGCTGGGTCAGGAGCGCCTGATCATCGGGCTGACGGGCGTGGCCACCGCCGAGATCGCGGTCGAGCTCGCGATCGCGTACGCCAAGGAGCGCGAGGCCTTCGGTCGCCCGATCCTGAAGTTCCAGAACCTGCGCTTCGAGCTCGCCGAGTGCAGGACCGAGACGCTCGCCGCACGCACGCTCGTCGACCACTGCATCGGCCTGCACCTGCAGGGCAAGCTCGACCCCGCCACCGCGTCGATGGCCAAGTACTACGGCACCGATGTGCAGTGCGACATCATCGACCGCTGCCTGCAGGTCTTCGGTGGCTACGGCTTCATGACCGAGTACCCCATCGGCCGCATGTACGCGTCCGCCCGCGTCCAGAAGATCTACGGCGGCACCAACGAGATCATGAAGGAGCTCATCAGCCGGACCCTCTGA
- a CDS encoding acetyl-CoA C-acetyltransferase, which yields MAAHAYIYDAVRTPRGKGKASGALHGTKPVDLVVGLIQALRERNPGLDEGRIADLVLGIVSPVGDQGMVLPRTAALLAGMPDTVPGLQINRFCGSGLSAVNTAAEKVAAGWEDVVLAGGVESMSRVPMGSDGGAWAMDPATSMRLGFTPQGVSIDLLATIEGITREDVDAYAARSHERAAHAWDQGWFDRSIVPVRDMNGQLVLERDEIVRPEATVESLGALKPSFAAVGAQGGFDAVALQRYPQAERIDHIHTPGNSSGIVDGAALSILATREAGEEMGLTPRARVVATATSGADTVIMLSGPVPASRKALDIAGLSVSDIDLWEVNEAFAAVPIWFGREMGVSEEIINVNGGAIAMGHPLGATGAMLMNTVLDELERRDEQRALITLCIGAGMGVATIIERV from the coding sequence ATGGCCGCACACGCATACATCTACGACGCCGTGCGGACCCCGCGCGGCAAGGGGAAGGCGTCGGGTGCACTGCACGGCACCAAGCCCGTCGACCTCGTCGTCGGGCTGATCCAGGCGCTCCGCGAGCGCAACCCCGGCCTCGACGAAGGGAGGATCGCCGACCTCGTCCTCGGGATCGTCTCGCCGGTCGGTGACCAGGGGATGGTCCTGCCACGCACCGCGGCACTGCTCGCCGGGATGCCGGACACGGTCCCGGGCCTGCAGATCAACCGCTTCTGCGGCTCAGGGCTGAGCGCCGTCAACACGGCCGCGGAGAAGGTCGCTGCCGGCTGGGAGGACGTGGTCCTCGCCGGCGGTGTCGAGTCGATGTCCCGGGTGCCGATGGGCTCCGACGGCGGCGCCTGGGCGATGGACCCGGCGACCTCGATGCGCCTGGGCTTCACCCCCCAAGGCGTCTCGATCGACCTGCTCGCGACGATCGAGGGCATCACCCGTGAGGACGTCGACGCCTACGCCGCGCGCTCGCACGAGCGGGCCGCCCACGCGTGGGACCAGGGCTGGTTCGACCGCTCGATCGTCCCGGTCCGCGACATGAACGGCCAGCTGGTCCTCGAGCGTGACGAGATCGTCCGGCCCGAGGCCACGGTCGAGTCCCTGGGGGCCCTCAAGCCCTCTTTCGCGGCGGTCGGCGCACAGGGCGGCTTCGACGCCGTGGCGCTGCAGCGCTACCCGCAGGCCGAGCGCATCGACCACATCCACACCCCCGGCAACTCCTCCGGCATCGTCGACGGGGCCGCGCTGTCGATCCTGGCCACCCGGGAGGCCGGCGAGGAGATGGGCCTGACGCCACGGGCGCGCGTCGTCGCGACCGCCACGAGCGGCGCCGACACGGTGATCATGCTGAGCGGCCCGGTGCCCGCCTCGCGCAAGGCGCTGGACATCGCCGGGCTGAGCGTGTCCGACATCGACCTCTGGGAGGTCAACGAGGCCTTCGCCGCCGTGCCGATCTGGTTCGGCCGGGAGATGGGTGTCTCGGAGGAGATCATCAACGTCAACGGCGGCGCGATCGCCATGGGGCACCCGCTCGGGGCGACCGGAGCGATGCTCATGAACACCGTGCTCGACGAGCTCGAGCGGCGCGACGAGCAGCGCGCCCTCATCACCCTCTGCATCGGCGCCGGCATGGGCGTCGCCACGATCATCGAACGCGTCTGA